The Cygnus atratus isolate AKBS03 ecotype Queensland, Australia chromosome 2, CAtr_DNAZoo_HiC_assembly, whole genome shotgun sequence genome window below encodes:
- the LOC118247519 gene encoding LOW QUALITY PROTEIN: 1-aminocyclopropane-1-carboxylate synthase-like protein 1 (The sequence of the model RefSeq protein was modified relative to this genomic sequence to represent the inferred CDS: deleted 2 bases in 2 codons), whose translation MSGGGGSPAAPSPALSGRGARIAGAAPGLLDEGFALYLADPFDRERNPEGVPNLGTSENALCFALIGERLTRPDMNYLEPDLFQYSDAQGIRSFREEIAKFLTDYARAAKELNPENITVMNGCCAVFAILSTVLRDPGDGYLIPAPYYGGINSKMWLYGELQPVHVPLFSEVTDEESHPFQLTVEKLEAALQRAKKQGIRVRALILINPHNPLGGIYPAQLLKECLEFAHRYELHVIMDEIYMLSVYDDVTFTSVLSLESLPDPERTHFMWGFSKDFGMSGIRVGVLYTRNHEIQKAVNQLAVFHSCPGPVQHVLSQFLKDRDWMDNVFFPTNKKRLKEAQNLLVDGLAGIGVPMPKSSGGLYVWADFRKFLKSQLFEAELELWQKLLDKKLLISPGKAFCCYEPGWFRLVFSNSVDKIYLCIKRLEEMLHTNDAEPVANNASSLTKYLEWEIQGKNNPAQTMDSWDKRHESRRTGWMEQAPKKRNNEDLLKYYPHHLDAKKRCLCANQNTNCFPLPRFGFVIRDIQVSKEITRKRESNGCFTSKEVIFIDEHTEYCRPVSPENRNLTNATSLVQEQGRQAASRGSIQSQSIDFSVRSGDRPTSKSPARRAEPTDLCHLAKDFSKKVYWLAAVCLLVTVGVLCWTRLRHQLGNYYWLSLVLMMSIATVILSSVVSLIISKNAFCTWTVTVTGSVIIGIISNFYETGTIMQVGGITAFATLLLFLFALKTNKPLTNMTISTTTSTLGTAGAIVCVLRNSYVFQAIYALFGMLLFATDLTRTVAELERQRTTNKKVKKSKLESQPTKMQRSMDYAEAAQRLVISIAMIFFFTLLLVG comes from the exons atgagcggcggcggcggctccccggCGGCCCCGAGCCCGGCCCTCTCGGGCCGCGGCGCCCGCATcgctggggctgccccggggctgctggaCGAGGGCTTCGCCCTCTACCTCGCCGACCCCTTCGACCGGGAGCGCAACCCTGAG GGCGTGCCGAACCTGGGGACCAGCGAGAACgcgctttgctttgctctgatAGGGGAGAGA CTCACAAGACCTGACATGAATTATCTGGAGCCTGATCTCTTCCAGTATTCTGATGCACAAGGTATTAGAAG cttcagagaagaaattgcCAAATTTCTAACTGACTATGCCAGAGCTGCAAAAGAACTTAATCCAGAAAAT ataactGTTATGAATGGCTGTTGTGctgtttttgctattttgtcAACAGTATTACGTGACCCCGGTG ATGGATATCTTATTCCAGCTCCTTACTATGGTGGTATAAATTCAAAAATGTGGCTATATGGTGAACTACAGCCTGTTCATGTGCCCTTGTTCAGTGAG gTGACTGATGAAGAAAGTCACCCTTTCCAGTTAACAGTTGAAAAATTGGAAGCTGCATTACAGAGAGCTAAAAAGCA ggggATCCGGGTCAGAGCATTAATCCTGATCAACCCTCACAATCCCTTAGGGGGCATTTACCCAGCACAGTTACTGAAGGAATGTCTAGAGTTTGCACACAG ATATGAATTGCATGTAATAATGGATGAAATATACATGCTGTCTGTTTATGATGATGTCACCTTTACCAGTGTTCTTAGCTTAGAAAG TTTACCAGATCCAGAACGTACTCATTTTATGTGGGGTTTTAGCAAG GATTTTGGTATGAGTGGTATCAGAGTTGGAGTACTGTACACCAGGAAtcatgaaattcagaaagctgTTAATCAGCTGGCTGTCTTCCATAGCTGTCCTGGACCTGTTCAGCATGTTCTCAGTCAATTCCTTAAGGACAGAG ATTGGATGgataatgtgttttttcccaCCAATAAAAAGCGACTTAAGGAAGCACAGAATCTCCTAGTGGATGGACTTGCAGGTATTGGAGTACCCATGCCCAAAAGTTCAGGAGGACTCTATGTGTGGGCAGACTTCAGAAAA tTCTTAAAATCACAGCTG TTTGAAGCTGAACTTGAACTATGGCAGAAGCTCCTTGAT AAAAAACTCCTGATTAGTCctggaaaagctttttgttgttatgaGCCTGGATGGTTTAGATTGGTTTTCTCCAATTCTGTAGATAAGATTTACTTAT gtATTAAGAGACTTGAAGAAATGCTACACACCAATGATGCTGAACCAGTTGCAAACAACGCATCCTCATTAACAAAATACTTAGA GTGggaaatacagggaaaaaacaacccagCACAGACAATGGATAGTTGGGATAAAAGGCATGAGTCAAggagaactggctggatggaACAAGCCCCTAAGAAACGAAATAATGAAGACCTCCTGAAGTACTACCCACATCATCTTGATGCAAAAAAGAGATGTTTATGTGCAAACCAGAACACCAACTGTTTCCCTCTGCCTCGTTTTGGCTTCGTGATTAGAG ACATCCAGGTATCGAAGGAGATCACCAGGAAACGTGAATCAAATGGATGTTTTACTAGcaaagaagttattttcatcGATGAACACACTGAATATTGCAGACCAGTGTCACCAGAGAACCGTAACCTCACTAATGCCACAAGCCTAGTGCAAGAACAGGGGAGACAAGCAGCAAGCAGAGGTAGCATACAATCCCAAAGCATAGACTTTAGTGTGCGTTCTGGAGACAGACCAACATCAAAATCTCCAGCTAGAAGGGCTGAACCAACAGATTTGTGTCATCTCGCTAAAG ATTTCAGCAAGAAGGTCTACTGGCTTGCAGCAGTTTGTCTCCTTGTAACTGTGGGAGTTCTGTGCTG GACGAGGCTACGGCATCAGCTGGGGAATTACTACTGGCTTTCCCTCGTACTTAT gATGTCTATTGCTACTGTTATCCTGAGTTCAGTTGTCAGCctaattatttccaaaaatgcCTTTTGCACTTGGACAGTG aCAGTAACTGGAAGTGTAATAATTGGAATAATTTCAAA TTTCTATGAAACAGGGACTATAATGCAAGTTGGAGGAATAACTGCATTTGCAACcctgttactgtttttatttgctctgaAGACAAAT AAACCCTTGACAAACATGACCATATCAACCACTACAAGCaccctgggcactgctggggcaATCGTTTGTGTCCTTAGAAATTCATAC GTGTTCCAGGCTATATACGCTCTATTTGGAATGCTGCTCTTTGCTACT GATCTGACGAGGACAGTAGCTGAGCTTGAACGTCAACGGACAACcaacaaaaaagtcaaaaagtcAAAGCTTGAAAGTCAACCAACAAAAATGCAACGTTCCATGGACTATGCTGAGGCAGCACAAAGGCTTGTCATATCTATTGCTATGATCTTCTTCTTCACTTTGCTATTAGTTGGTTGA